The following is a genomic window from Crocinitomicaceae bacterium.
AATAGCCATGATTGCCAATAGCGTGTCCTGCATCACGCATTTTTTGTATGAGATCAGGATACAGCGATGCGTTTTTTCCAAGACAAAAAAAGCTGACTCTTATTTTATGCTGCGCTAAAAGATTCAACAGCCAGCAAGTCGTTTCAGATGTTGGTCCATCATCAAACGTGAGGTAGATTGTTTTGTCCGGTGATGAAAAAAAATCCCAAATGGCGTTTGGATAAAATCTCCTTAACCATTTGGGAATTTTGTAAATGCGCATACAGAAATTTTACATTCCCATGATGCGCTGGAAGAATGCGTAGAATGTTTGTTCTATCTGTTGTCTTGCGCCAGGACTTACTTTTTGAACGGCAGGTAGTGCACTTTGTACGCGCTCTGTCATGCTGTAGAAAGTATTTCCAACCTCTTCTTTAAATGCTTCATTGGTGCCGTAAATATTTACCGCTTGATACAATGAGAACATTCCACGGTAAGCTTGGAATAAATCATCAATCATACTTGCTGTAAATTCAGGTTCAACGCCAATGTAATAATTAATTTCTTCATCAAAAATAGCCATCATTTTCTTGGTGAGTTCTTCTGCTTTCGCTTCGTGACCAACACCGTAGTAGGTAGAAATGTATGACGGGAACACTTTATCATACGGCACATTGTACTCAGGCATTACCGCCAATGAACGATCAAGCACCTGTTCAACTTTCACTTTACTATCTGCAATTATTTCTTCTGATTTTTTTATTTCAGCAGGAATATCGTTGCGCTTAAAATTACCAATTGGAGTTTGAATAACCTGAGTAGAATCTCCAACCGGACCGGCTAAAATTTGATTGAATAAAGTCAAACGCTGTTGGTGAAAATCATAATCTTCTAAATAGGCATCAGCCAATACACTGAATTGAACACGATAATTATTGGTTAATCTGCGTGTATAGTAATCAACCAATACACCTTCTTTTTCCATATTACCCCATTTGAAAACAGTCATCAAGTTGTCATACAATTTTGGTTTGTTGATTTCGCCTAATGAGTTTGGGTTGCGGTTTGCTTTCACGTCAAATGGCATGAGTTTATATACTAAACCTTCAGCGTAGAAGAATTTATCAAGACCAAGATAAGTAGTTTTATCAGCTGAACTTGCAAAGTAAATAGCACGTTCCCAGTTGAAATGCGCAATCATATCTAATATCATGACATCAGCTTTGTAAATGGCTTGTTTATTAATTTTCCAACGGATTTTATCTTGAATGCGATCAGCATCTGCTTCAGAAACAATACCACTATTCAGCGCATTTTCTTTATTTACTTCAACGGTTAGTCCTTTAGAAGGCAAAAAGAATAATCCATTTGCACCGCGAGCTTCAGCATTATTATCATCAGCCAACCAGGTCATGGCATAATCAGCCGGCAAGTAATCAAACGCATCATTGAAGGTTAACAAAATATCTTGAATAGCGATTAGTTGTGGTTCAACCAATTTATATTTCTCAGGCCCTTTTTGCAAGAGATTAAAGATGAGATTGCGGAATTCAAAATAAGTTCCTGTTGTATCAAATCCCGGTAATTTTGCAAATAGTTCTGCCTCTTTTGTAGCAAATTCTGTCTTAGAGAGAATACTTGTCAAACTATCACATGCAGCACTGAAAGCAGGTTGGTAAAGATCAGGATTGAATTCAATTTTTTTAGTGATGATATCTCTCCATTTAGGTAAAATTTCAGCTTCTCGCATGGTGAGTTCATTGGTGCTTAGCACATACATGAAATCACGTAAACCACCTTGTCTGTATTGATCTTTTGTAAAGCTTATTGGCAATGGTTTTGAATCATATGCTTGTCTTGTCATTTGTTCAGTATACCAATCAGTATTCAAGAGTGATAAGTTACAGACACGCACACTTGTTTTTGTTCCTTCCACCTCTTGTAAGTACCAAAGTGGGAAAGTATCGTTGTCACCATTCGTAAAAATTATCGCGTTGTCATCACAACTGATCAAATAATTATATGCAAGCGCTTGTGCAGTGTAACGATCACTGCGGTCATGATCATCCCAACCAACAACACCCATCAGAATAGGAACCGGCAGGGCAAGTAATGTTGATACCAGAGCACCGTGAGTTTCTTTAGCAATAGTTTTACGCAAGGTTATCATCAAAGCAAAAACAATTGCTATAACAAAAGTGATGTAAAGCATACTTAATGCAAGTGTGGTATCAGCAATGGCAAATATCAGTGAAAGCACAACCATAGGGGCAAGCATCATGGCAAGCTCTTTCCAATTTAACGATTTGAATGCTTGATACAATGAAAGCACACTGAGACCAATGAACATGGCGAATGCGTAAAATGATGCAGCATAAGCATAGTCACGTTCACGAGGTTCACTTGGTTTTTGGTTCAGGTAAATGATGATAGCAAATCCGGTGAGTAAAAAGAGTAGCATGATAATCCACCATTCTTTTGAAGCACGCATTAAAGTGAAAAGAAAACCAATCATTCCCAATATGAGTGGCAACATATAGAATTTATTATGTGCTGCATTTTCAGTAATGAATTTTGGTGCATCGGTTTGATCACCTACGTGATGTTTATCTATGAAATTTAAACCTGAAATCCAGTTTCCATCTCTGGCACCACCGTAACCTTGTTCATCCCATTGACGACCTGAGAAATTCCACATAAAATATCTCCAGTACATCCAGTTAATTTGGTATCCGCCAAAGTATGTGAGGTTTTCACCCATGGTTGGTTTACGCGTACCACTGTGCCCACTCCAATTTTTATATCCGGTGATATGATGTGGTTCTCCGCTGTACATTCTTGGGAAAAATCCGCTGTGATCATCGTCATAGGCAGGTTTTGCTTTTTCACCATTAAAAGTCATGTAGTATTTTTCTTCTACTTCACCTCCGTTTTTCACAGCAAATGAATCAGCATCTGCTTTATTATTGAAACCCTCTAATTCTTTTCCGGTGCGTGATGTTACAACCCATAGTCTCTGATAAACATCACTGCGGTCATCCCATTCACTTTGATCTTTTGGTTTTGCCGTGAAGTATTGACCATAAAGAATTGGCCAGTCACCATATTGTTCGCGCTTAAGATATGATTCAAGACTTACCAGGTTTTCAGGATCGTTTTCATCTAATGGTGTGTTAGCGCCGGAACGAATAACAATCATGGCAAAGCATGAGTACCCAATAAATATCATAGACAATGCCCAAGCAGATGTATTGAGAATTGGCCATTGTTTTTTCTTTGAATAAATCAACAAGGCAACAATAATTGCTGTCATGAAAAGGAAGAAGAAAATTGTTCCTGCATTAAAAGGCATACCAAAACTGTTCACGAAAATACGTTCAAAAAATCCGGCAATTTGTACTGTTTTTGGAATGAGAATACTTTGAACAAAACCTAATGTAACTACACCAATGATGCCGGTAAGAATAAATCCACCCGTTGTAATAGTTTTGTATTTTCTGAAATAGATTACATAAGCAATTGCCGGTATACACAAGAGATTCAATAAATGGACACCAATAGACAGACCCACCATAAAGAAGATAAAGATCAACCAGCGATTTGCATTTTTTCCCGCAATAGCAGTGTTGTCCGGATTCCATTCTTGCGTTTGTAATTCATGATCCCATTTGAGAATAGCCCACATAACAATGGCGGTGAAGAATGATGACATGGCGTATACCTCACCTTCAACGGCTGAAAACCAGAATGAATCAGAGAATGTATACGCAATGGCGCCAATGAGTCCGCTGCCAATTATTGCCCATTGTTCGCCTTGAGATAATTCACGTTTGGTTTGTTTATTATCTGCTGAATCATCTGAACTAAAAAGAGATGAAGGAGATAATACAATGCGTTTGCCAATCATGGTTATTGACCAGAAAAGGAAAAGAATTGTAAAGGAACTACTGAGAGCCGACATGAAATTCACCATGTAGGCTGCATTTTCAGGTGATGCAAAAACGGTGAATAAACGACCAAGCATCATGAATAATGGTGCCCCCGGAGGGTGACCCACTTCTAACTTGTAGGCAGTAGTGATGTATTCGCCGCAATCCCATAAACTTGTTGTCGGTTCAAGGGTCATCCAATACACGGTGGTAGCAAAGATGAAAACCATCCAGCCTACAATTGTGTTCATTCTTTTATAATCCATAGGTCATTTTTAAGCTGTGCGAATTTAGAAATATATTCGCTCGTTTCCTCTTAAAAATCCCTAAATGCACCTTGTTTTAAGTACTAATAAGATTGTTTGGTGTCCTTCTATTCAAGTTTTTCTGGCGTAAATACTCTCTGAAAACCAAACAGGCACGGCTTTTTACCGGTTCAATGGGTAAGATTTTCTTGCGAATTAAAAATAAATATTTATATTTGCGCCCGCATTGCCCGATCGTCTAAGGGCAGGACTTCAGATTTTGGTTCTGAAAGTGTTGGTTCGAATCCAGCTCGGGCAACTTGAAAACCTCTCAAAAAAACTGGGAGGTTTTCTTTTTTCATACCATTTAGCAATAGCATCAGCGGGTATTACTTTGATTCAGTGAACTCAACATAAAAAAAATTCCTACCTTAGATAAAAACTTTTTTATGAAAAAGATATTCTCCTTATTTCTTTTGTGTTCAATTGTAAGTATTGGATTTGCTCAAAAAGTGAAAATAAAAGATGGTGTTGCTACGGTGGATGAACAACCCACATTGAAATGGGAAAAAGGAGCCGCTGGGGAAATTAATATTTCCGGCATCAACTCAACCGCACAAGAAATTTTTGCGACTTACTTGAGTTATAATGATCCAGGTAAAATTACTAATTCAAATCCTGAAGGTAAAGTAAGATACATTGAACTGAATTTTTTAACGCTTGGTAAAAAATGTGAAATTGAAACCCGTCTGCAAGCTGCACTGGTGAAATTTCTGCTTGAAAATAAGGTTTATGTTGATGGCGTGTTTAATTCTGAAAATGCTGAGTTGGTAATCACTAAATACGGAACACGTTATACTGAAAATCGTCCGGCCAATGTACATATTTATGTGCATGAGGATTAACTAGAATTTCCTACTTAAAGGTTATTGGGGGTTTAGCACGAGCCAGATGCTTGCGCTAGCAGGAATTTCGTTTTGCAAGATGCTCGCGCTAGCAGGTTATTTAGTTTCGTAAAATGCTCGTGCCTTTGAAAGTTTCTGGTTTACTTTTAGCGTTTAATCTTTATTATTCTTTGATCTTTTTAAATGAGAAAGAGATTGTCCTAAAACACGGCAATATCATAGTTGTTTATGCATCTAGAATATCTGATTCAAGCCGTGAAATTTCTTTCAAAAAAATAAACGATTGTATAATAGGGGTGAAGCAAAGCAGATAGATAGTGATTTCATAAGCTGCCCAAAAATCAGTGAAATAAAAAATGAGGCATGGGATTAAAATCAGCAAATTTGCCAAGCTAAACAAGCGCAACCAGTTTGGAAAATTTTCTTTTGAAAAGAGCAAGAGAACACAATAAATGAACATCAAAGTTGACTGTGCGAACTGAATAGGTAATGGCGGATACAAACCGGCAACGTACATAAAAAAATTCACACAAATAGCTGCATTAAAAAGTATCCATGCTGATAAAATATGAGGATATTTTTTTTGGTAGAACCACTTCGCAAAAAAATAAATTACCGGCAGATAAGC
Proteins encoded in this region:
- a CDS encoding DUF2723 domain-containing protein, coding for MDYKRMNTIVGWMVFIFATTVYWMTLEPTTSLWDCGEYITTAYKLEVGHPPGAPLFMMLGRLFTVFASPENAAYMVNFMSALSSSFTILFLFWSITMIGKRIVLSPSSLFSSDDSADNKQTKRELSQGEQWAIIGSGLIGAIAYTFSDSFWFSAVEGEVYAMSSFFTAIVMWAILKWDHELQTQEWNPDNTAIAGKNANRWLIFIFFMVGLSIGVHLLNLLCIPAIAYVIYFRKYKTITTGGFILTGIIGVVTLGFVQSILIPKTVQIAGFFERIFVNSFGMPFNAGTIFFFLFMTAIIVALLIYSKKKQWPILNTSAWALSMIFIGYSCFAMIVIRSGANTPLDENDPENLVSLESYLKREQYGDWPILYGQYFTAKPKDQSEWDDRSDVYQRLWVVTSRTGKELEGFNNKADADSFAVKNGGEVEEKYYMTFNGEKAKPAYDDDHSGFFPRMYSGEPHHITGYKNWSGHSGTRKPTMGENLTYFGGYQINWMYWRYFMWNFSGRQWDEQGYGGARDGNWISGLNFIDKHHVGDQTDAPKFITENAAHNKFYMLPLILGMIGFLFTLMRASKEWWIIMLLFLLTGFAIIIYLNQKPSEPRERDYAYAASFYAFAMFIGLSVLSLYQAFKSLNWKELAMMLAPMVVLSLIFAIADTTLALSMLYITFVIAIVFALMITLRKTIAKETHGALVSTLLALPVPILMGVVGWDDHDRSDRYTAQALAYNYLISCDDNAIIFTNGDNDTFPLWYLQEVEGTKTSVRVCNLSLLNTDWYTEQMTRQAYDSKPLPISFTKDQYRQGGLRDFMYVLSTNELTMREAEILPKWRDIITKKIEFNPDLYQPAFSAACDSLTSILSKTEFATKEAELFAKLPGFDTTGTYFEFRNLIFNLLQKGPEKYKLVEPQLIAIQDILLTFNDAFDYLPADYAMTWLADDNNAEARGANGLFFLPSKGLTVEVNKENALNSGIVSEADADRIQDKIRWKINKQAIYKADVMILDMIAHFNWERAIYFASSADKTTYLGLDKFFYAEGLVYKLMPFDVKANRNPNSLGEINKPKLYDNLMTVFKWGNMEKEGVLVDYYTRRLTNNYRVQFSVLADAYLEDYDFHQQRLTLFNQILAGPVGDSTQVIQTPIGNFKRNDIPAEIKKSEEIIADSKVKVEQVLDRSLAVMPEYNVPYDKVFPSYISTYYGVGHEAKAEELTKKMMAIFDEEINYYIGVEPEFTASMIDDLFQAYRGMFSLYQAVNIYGTNEAFKEEVGNTFYSMTERVQSALPAVQKVSPGARQQIEQTFYAFFQRIMGM